One window of the Streptomyces sp. ITFR-21 genome contains the following:
- the folE gene encoding GTP cyclohydrolase I FolE encodes MTDPVTLDGEGAIGEFDEKRAAAAIRELLLAVGEDPDREGLRETPERVARAYREIFAGLWQQPEDVLTTTFDLGHDEMVLVKDIEVMSSCEHHLVPFVGVAHVGYIPAVNGKITGLSKLARLVDVYARRPQVQERLTTQVAEALMRILEPRGVIVVVECEHMCMTMRGVRKPGAKTITSAVRGQLLNPTTRSEAMSLIMARG; translated from the coding sequence ATGACCGATCCCGTGACGCTCGACGGCGAAGGCGCCATCGGCGAGTTCGACGAGAAGCGGGCCGCGGCCGCGATCCGGGAGCTGCTGCTCGCGGTCGGCGAGGACCCGGACCGCGAAGGGCTGCGGGAGACCCCGGAGCGGGTGGCCCGCGCCTACCGGGAGATATTCGCCGGTCTCTGGCAGCAGCCCGAGGACGTCCTGACCACCACCTTCGACCTCGGGCACGACGAGATGGTGCTGGTGAAGGACATCGAGGTGATGTCGTCCTGCGAGCACCACCTGGTGCCGTTCGTCGGCGTCGCCCACGTCGGCTACATCCCGGCCGTCAACGGCAAGATCACCGGACTGTCCAAGCTGGCCCGGCTGGTCGACGTGTACGCGCGGCGCCCCCAGGTGCAGGAGCGGCTCACCACGCAGGTCGCCGAGGCGCTGATGCGGATCCTGGAGCCGCGCGGGGTGATCGTCGTGGTGGAGTGCGAGCACATGTGCATGACGATGCGCGGGGTGCGCAAGCCCGGCGCGAAGACCATCACCTCCGCCGTCCGCGGCCAGCTGCTCAACCCGACCACCCGCTCCGAGGCGATGAGCCTGATCATGGCCCGCGGCTGA
- the ftsH gene encoding ATP-dependent zinc metalloprotease FtsH — protein sequence MDVKRYFRGPVMWIVLAVLAVVVLMQVVGSGGGYKTVDTGAVLHAIDTNQAKSAELTTGDDNSIKVQLKSGVKIEGSSKVRASYIGDQGAAIAANLQNIVDGKVPGVHLQDKYTVSQSKQNAFVGILLSLLPFVLIVVVFLFLMNQMQGGGSRVMQFGKSKAKLITKDTPKTTFADVAGCDEAVEELQEIKEFLQEPAKFQAVGAKIPKGVLLYGRPGTGKTLLARAVAGEAGVPFYSISGSDFVEMFVGVGASRVRDLFEQAKANAPAIVFVDEIDAVGRHRGAGLGGGHDEREQTLNQLLVEMDGFDVKGGVILIAATNRPDILDPALLRPGRFDRQIAVDPPDLQGRLEILNVHLKGKPVAPDVDMMAVARRTPGFTGADLSNVLNEAALLTARSDKKIIDNGTLDEAIDRVVAGPQKRTRIMSDKEKKITAYHEGGHALVAAASPNSDPVHKVTILSRGRALGYTMVLPDEDKYSTTRNEMLDQLAYMMGGRAAEELVFHDPTTGASNDIEKATATARAMVTQYGMTERLGAIKFGSSDSEPFLGREMGHQRDYSEEVAGLVDEEVKKLIETAHNEAWEILVENRDVLDNLVLALLERETLNKEEIAQVFAPIVKRPPRPAWTGSARRSPSTRPPVLSPRELALTNGAQPANGSTPLSTAKPPAEPVELPEDRPEG from the coding sequence ATGGACGTGAAGCGCTATTTCCGTGGGCCAGTTATGTGGATCGTGCTGGCTGTCCTCGCCGTGGTCGTGCTGATGCAGGTCGTCGGGTCCGGCGGCGGCTACAAAACGGTGGACACCGGCGCGGTACTGCACGCGATCGACACCAACCAGGCCAAGTCCGCCGAGCTGACGACCGGAGACGACAACTCCATCAAGGTCCAGCTCAAGAGCGGCGTCAAGATCGAGGGCAGCAGCAAGGTCCGGGCCAGCTACATCGGTGACCAGGGTGCCGCCATCGCCGCCAACCTGCAGAACATCGTGGACGGCAAGGTCCCCGGCGTGCACCTGCAGGACAAGTACACCGTCTCGCAGTCCAAGCAGAACGCCTTCGTCGGCATCCTGCTGTCGCTGCTGCCGTTCGTGCTGATCGTGGTGGTCTTCCTCTTCCTGATGAACCAGATGCAGGGCGGCGGTTCGCGCGTCATGCAGTTCGGGAAGTCCAAGGCCAAACTGATCACCAAGGACACGCCGAAGACCACCTTCGCCGACGTGGCCGGCTGTGACGAGGCGGTGGAGGAGCTCCAGGAGATCAAGGAGTTCCTCCAGGAGCCCGCGAAGTTCCAGGCCGTCGGCGCCAAGATCCCCAAGGGCGTGCTGCTGTACGGCCGGCCGGGTACCGGCAAGACGCTGCTCGCGCGCGCTGTCGCGGGTGAGGCGGGCGTGCCGTTCTACTCGATCTCCGGTTCCGACTTCGTCGAGATGTTCGTCGGTGTCGGTGCCTCCCGGGTCCGTGACCTGTTCGAGCAGGCCAAGGCGAACGCCCCGGCGATCGTCTTCGTCGACGAGATCGACGCCGTCGGCCGGCACCGCGGCGCGGGCCTCGGCGGCGGCCACGACGAGCGCGAGCAGACGCTGAACCAGCTGCTCGTCGAGATGGACGGCTTCGACGTGAAGGGCGGCGTGATCCTGATCGCCGCCACCAACCGGCCCGACATCCTCGACCCGGCGCTGCTGCGCCCGGGGCGCTTCGACCGGCAGATCGCGGTGGACCCGCCGGACCTCCAGGGCCGTCTGGAGATCCTCAACGTGCACCTCAAGGGCAAGCCGGTCGCGCCGGACGTCGACATGATGGCCGTCGCCCGCCGTACCCCCGGCTTCACCGGCGCCGACCTGAGCAACGTGCTCAACGAGGCGGCGCTGCTCACCGCCCGCAGCGACAAGAAGATCATCGACAACGGCACGCTGGACGAGGCCATCGACCGCGTGGTGGCCGGCCCGCAGAAGCGCACCCGGATCATGTCGGACAAGGAGAAGAAGATCACCGCGTACCACGAGGGCGGACACGCCCTGGTCGCGGCGGCTTCCCCCAACTCCGACCCGGTGCACAAGGTGACGATCCTGTCCCGCGGCCGTGCCCTGGGGTACACCATGGTGCTGCCCGACGAGGACAAGTACTCCACCACACGCAACGAGATGCTGGACCAGCTCGCCTACATGATGGGCGGCCGGGCCGCGGAGGAACTCGTCTTCCACGACCCGACCACCGGCGCCTCGAACGACATCGAGAAGGCCACCGCCACCGCCCGCGCCATGGTCACGCAGTACGGCATGACCGAGCGGCTCGGCGCGATCAAGTTCGGTTCGAGCGACTCCGAGCCGTTCCTGGGCCGTGAGATGGGTCACCAGCGCGACTACTCCGAAGAGGTCGCCGGGCTGGTCGACGAAGAGGTCAAGAAGCTCATCGAGACCGCGCACAACGAGGCCTGGGAGATCCTGGTCGAGAACCGGGACGTGCTGGACAACCTGGTGCTGGCCCTGCTGGAGCGGGAGACGCTGAACAAGGAGGAGATCGCACAGGTCTTCGCCCCGATCGTGAAGCGTCCGCCGCGCCCCGCCTGGACCGGCTCCGCCCGGCGCTCCCCGTCGACCCGGCCGCCCGTGCTCTCGCCGCGCGAACTGGCGCTCACCAACGGCGCGCAGCCGGCCAACGGCAGCACGCCGCTGTCCACCGCCAAGCCGCCCGCCGAGCCGGTGGAGCTGCCGGAGGACCGGCCGGAAGGCTGA
- the hpt gene encoding hypoxanthine phosphoribosyltransferase, translated as MNENDMGADLEKVLLSKAEIDARLAELAQEIDRDYAGRDLLIVGVLKGAVMVMADLARALSSEVTMDWMAVSSYGAGTKSSGVVRILKDLDTDIAGRDVLIVEDIIDSGLTLSWLISNLGSRGPASLEVCTLLRKPEAAKVTIDVKYTGFDIPNEFVVGYGLDYAEKYRNLPFVGTLAPHVYGG; from the coding sequence GTGAACGAGAACGACATGGGCGCCGATCTGGAAAAGGTGCTTCTCTCCAAGGCAGAGATCGACGCGAGGCTGGCCGAGCTCGCCCAGGAGATCGACCGGGACTACGCGGGCAGGGACCTGCTGATCGTCGGCGTGCTCAAGGGCGCCGTGATGGTGATGGCCGACCTGGCCCGCGCCCTGTCCAGCGAGGTCACGATGGACTGGATGGCGGTGTCGTCGTACGGCGCCGGCACCAAGTCCTCCGGGGTGGTCCGCATCCTCAAGGACCTGGACACCGACATCGCCGGCCGCGACGTGCTCATCGTCGAGGACATCATCGACTCCGGCCTGACGCTGTCCTGGCTGATCAGCAACCTGGGCTCGCGCGGCCCCGCCTCCCTGGAGGTGTGCACCCTGCTGCGCAAGCCGGAGGCGGCCAAGGTCACGATCGACGTGAAGTACACCGGCTTCGACATCCCCAACGAGTTCGTCGTGGGGTACGGCCTGGACTACGCCGAGAAGTACCGCAACCTCCCCTTTGTCGGCACCCTGGCGCCGCACGTCTACGGCGGCTGA
- the tilS gene encoding tRNA lysidine(34) synthetase TilS, producing the protein MGPHPTVAAIRLAVRRVLHDVLTASPEPRPLVLAACSGGADSMALAAALAFEAPRLGVRGGAVTVDHGLQAGSAGRAVEVAERLRDLGLDPVEAVGVTVGRQGGPEAAARDARYAALDATAERRGAAAVLLGHTRDDQAETVLLGLARGSGTRSLSGMAPVSGTGGRYRRPFLLLDRDTVRKGCLAQGITVWEDPHNQDPAYTRSRVRHEALPVLEKSLGKGVVEALARTAQLSRDDADALDQWAADAQDEAAAEDGSLDVPRLCALPPAVRRRVLRRTAIAAGSPPGFLFARHIEEVDRLVTDWHGQKALNLPGGVAAHRANGRLFFSPS; encoded by the coding sequence ATGGGACCTCACCCCACGGTCGCGGCGATACGCCTGGCGGTCCGCCGCGTCCTGCACGACGTGCTCACCGCGTCCCCAGAACCCCGCCCCCTGGTGCTCGCCGCGTGCAGCGGCGGAGCCGACTCGATGGCGCTCGCCGCCGCCCTCGCCTTCGAAGCGCCCCGGCTCGGCGTACGCGGCGGAGCCGTCACCGTCGACCACGGGCTGCAGGCCGGTTCGGCCGGCCGGGCCGTCGAGGTCGCCGAGCGGCTGCGCGACCTCGGCCTGGACCCGGTGGAGGCGGTGGGCGTCACCGTCGGCCGCCAGGGCGGCCCCGAGGCCGCCGCCCGCGACGCCCGCTACGCCGCCCTGGACGCCACCGCCGAGCGGCGCGGCGCCGCCGCCGTCCTGCTCGGCCACACCCGCGACGACCAGGCCGAGACGGTCCTGCTGGGCCTGGCCCGCGGCTCCGGCACCCGCTCGCTGTCCGGCATGGCGCCGGTCTCCGGCACCGGCGGGCGCTACCGGCGGCCCTTCCTGCTGCTGGACCGCGACACCGTCCGCAAGGGCTGCCTGGCCCAGGGCATCACCGTGTGGGAGGACCCGCACAACCAGGATCCCGCCTACACCCGCTCCCGGGTCCGGCACGAAGCCCTGCCGGTGCTGGAGAAGTCGCTCGGCAAGGGCGTGGTCGAGGCGCTGGCCCGTACCGCCCAGCTGTCCAGGGACGACGCCGACGCCCTTGACCAGTGGGCGGCCGACGCCCAGGACGAGGCCGCGGCCGAGGACGGCAGTCTGGACGTGCCCCGGCTGTGCGCGCTGCCCCCGGCGGTCCGGCGGCGGGTGCTGCGCCGGACGGCCATCGCGGCCGGCTCCCCGCCGGGCTTCCTCTTCGCCCGCCACATCGAGGAGGTGGACCGGCTGGTCACCGACTGGCACGGGCAGAAAGCGCTCAACCTGCCGGGCGGCGTCGCCGCCCACAGGGCGAATGGCAGACTGTTCTTCTCGCCGTCGTAG
- a CDS encoding zinc-dependent metalloprotease — protein MTSIGGSEMVDWNLAVATAQRLTRPGPEVSRDEARAIVAELREHALASETHVRAFTRMFGDEEPDPHGTPVLIVDRPGWVKANVAGFREVMKPLLGKMQARRPGGAGGLVLGTVGGKVTGVEVGMLLSFLSSRVLGQYETFAPPSRDLPAGPVQPGPGAAKAGRLLLVAPNIVHVERELDVDPHDFRLWVCLHEETHRTQFSAVPWLRDHIEGEIQSFLGETELDASTVIERVRQAVQSFSGGNSTGAADEDSDDGRSLMDLVQTPTQRDILGRMTAVMSLLEGHADYVMDGVGPLVVPTVAEIREKFTRRRASGAGRLDQVLRKLLGLDAKMRQYRDGERFVRAVVEEVGMDGFNRVWTSPNTLPTKSEIAKPGEWITRVHGRGE, from the coding sequence ATGACGAGCATCGGTGGAAGCGAGATGGTCGACTGGAACCTCGCCGTGGCGACCGCGCAGCGGCTGACGCGGCCGGGGCCTGAGGTGAGCCGGGACGAGGCGCGGGCGATCGTGGCCGAACTGCGGGAGCACGCCCTGGCGTCGGAGACGCACGTCAGGGCGTTCACCCGGATGTTCGGGGACGAGGAACCCGACCCGCACGGCACCCCCGTGCTGATCGTGGACCGGCCGGGGTGGGTGAAGGCGAATGTGGCCGGCTTCCGCGAGGTCATGAAACCGCTGCTCGGGAAGATGCAGGCCCGCCGGCCGGGCGGCGCGGGCGGCCTGGTGCTGGGCACCGTCGGCGGCAAGGTCACCGGCGTCGAGGTCGGCATGCTGCTGAGCTTCCTGTCCTCCCGGGTGCTCGGCCAGTACGAGACCTTCGCGCCGCCCAGCCGGGACCTGCCGGCCGGCCCGGTGCAGCCGGGCCCCGGCGCGGCGAAGGCCGGCCGGCTCCTGCTGGTGGCGCCCAACATCGTGCACGTCGAGCGGGAACTCGACGTCGACCCGCACGACTTCCGGCTGTGGGTGTGCCTGCACGAGGAGACCCACCGCACCCAGTTCTCCGCCGTGCCGTGGCTGCGCGACCACATCGAGGGCGAGATCCAGTCGTTCCTCGGTGAGACCGAGCTCGACGCCTCCACGGTGATCGAGCGGGTGCGGCAGGCCGTGCAGTCCTTCAGCGGCGGGAACTCCACGGGCGCCGCGGACGAGGACTCCGACGACGGCCGCAGCCTGATGGACCTGGTGCAGACACCCACCCAGCGGGACATCCTCGGCCGGATGACGGCGGTGATGTCGCTGCTGGAGGGCCACGCCGACTACGTGATGGACGGCGTCGGCCCGCTGGTGGTGCCGACCGTCGCGGAGATCCGGGAGAAGTTCACCCGGCGCCGGGCCAGCGGCGCCGGCCGCCTGGACCAGGTGCTGCGCAAACTGCTGGGGCTCGACGCGAAGATGCGGCAGTACCGGGACGGCGAGCGCTTCGTCCGGGCGGTGGTCGAGGAGGTCGGCATGGACGGCTTCAACCGGGTCTGGACCTCGCCGAACACCCTGCCGACCAAGTCGGAGATCGCCAAGCCGGGGGAGTGGATCACCCGGGTGCACGGCCGCGGCGAGTGA
- the dacB gene encoding D-alanyl-D-alanine carboxypeptidase/D-alanyl-D-alanine endopeptidase, with protein sequence MTASGPAPALAGRLDPLMAAPGLGTVRTGAVVDVATGRLLYDHHARTVSTPASTTKLATAVAALGTLGPGHRFSTAVVTTGPGRIVLVGGGDPTLVLDGLAADTARALEAGGTRTVRLAYDTSFFAGPTLHPIGPNDNLAPVTALMVRDGRLDGSGSGPAPRAYDPAAAAASGFAGLLAERGIRVEGDPEPGSGAGGTQLAVHRSAALSDLVERMLTDSDNDLAEALARQTARAAGLPANFAGGAAAIRAALTRYGVPLGGADFHDGSGLDHADKLAPLTLARLLALAASPAHPELRPVLTGLPVAAFTGTLAARFHASPGAGLVHAKTGTLTGTNTIAGTTVTRSGRLLAFSFMTQHAPSPTAAQSALDALATALTP encoded by the coding sequence GTGACCGCGAGCGGCCCGGCCCCCGCGCTCGCCGGCCGGCTCGACCCGCTGATGGCCGCGCCGGGCCTCGGCACGGTACGCACCGGGGCCGTCGTCGATGTCGCCACCGGCCGGCTGCTCTACGACCACCACGCCCGTACGGTCTCCACGCCCGCGTCCACCACCAAGCTCGCCACCGCCGTCGCCGCCCTCGGCACGCTCGGACCCGGCCACCGGTTCAGCACCGCCGTGGTCACCACGGGCCCCGGCCGGATCGTGCTGGTCGGCGGCGGCGACCCCACCCTGGTGCTGGACGGGCTCGCCGCCGACACCGCGCGGGCGTTGGAGGCGGGCGGTACGAGGACGGTCCGCCTCGCGTACGACACCTCGTTCTTCGCCGGGCCCACGCTGCACCCGATCGGGCCCAACGACAACCTGGCGCCGGTGACGGCGCTGATGGTGCGCGACGGGCGGCTGGACGGCAGCGGGAGCGGGCCCGCGCCGCGGGCGTACGACCCGGCCGCCGCGGCGGCGAGCGGGTTCGCCGGGCTGCTGGCCGAGCGCGGCATCAGGGTCGAGGGCGACCCGGAACCAGGCAGCGGGGCCGGGGGCACGCAGCTGGCGGTTCACCGGTCGGCGGCGCTGTCGGACCTGGTGGAGCGGATGCTGACCGACAGCGACAACGATCTCGCCGAGGCGCTGGCCCGGCAGACCGCCCGCGCCGCCGGGCTGCCCGCGAACTTCGCCGGCGGCGCCGCGGCGATCCGAGCCGCCCTGACCCGCTACGGCGTCCCGCTGGGCGGCGCGGACTTCCACGACGGCAGCGGCCTGGACCACGCGGACAAGCTCGCCCCCCTCACCCTTGCCCGCCTCCTCGCGCTGGCCGCCTCCCCGGCCCACCCCGAACTCCGCCCCGTCCTCACCGGCCTCCCGGTCGCCGCCTTCACCGGCACCCTCGCCGCTCGCTTCCACGCCTCCCCCGGCGCCGGCCTCGTCCACGCCAAAACCGGCACCCTCACCGGCACCAACACGATCGCCGGCACGACCGTCACCCGCTCCGGCCGCCTCCTCGCCTTCTCCTTCATGACCCAGCACGCCCCTTCCCCGACCGCGGCCCAATCCGCCCTCGACGCCTTGGCCACGGCCCTCACCCCCTAA
- a CDS encoding inorganic diphosphatase, with protein MEFDVTIEIPKGSRNKYEVDHETGRIRLDRRLFTSTSYPADYGFVENTLGEDGDPLDALVILDEPTFPGCLITCRAIGMFRMTDEAGGDDKVLCVPASDPRVEHLRDIHHVSEFDRLEIQHFFEVYKDLEPGKSVEGADWVGRAEAEAEIEESFRRLKDKGSAH; from the coding sequence TTGGAGTTCGACGTCACGATCGAGATCCCGAAGGGTTCGCGGAACAAGTACGAGGTGGACCACGAGACCGGTCGTATCCGCCTGGACCGCAGGCTCTTCACCTCGACCAGCTACCCGGCCGACTACGGCTTCGTCGAGAACACCCTCGGCGAGGACGGCGACCCGCTGGACGCGCTGGTCATCCTGGACGAGCCGACGTTCCCTGGCTGCCTGATCACCTGCCGGGCGATCGGCATGTTCCGGATGACGGACGAGGCGGGCGGCGACGACAAGGTCCTGTGCGTCCCCGCCTCCGACCCGCGGGTGGAGCACCTGCGCGACATCCACCACGTCAGCGAGTTCGACCGGCTGGAGATCCAGCACTTCTTCGAGGTCTACAAGGACCTTGAGCCCGGCAAGTCCGTCGAGGGCGCCGACTGGGTCGGCCGCGCCGAGGCGGAGGCCGAGATCGAGGAGTCGTTCCGCCGGCTGAAGGACAAGGGCTCCGCCCACTGA
- a CDS encoding LysE family transporter produces MLGTTDLPTYLAGVALIVLLPGPNSLYVLSVAARRGPRTAYRAAAGVLCGDTVLMTLSAAGVASLLKASPIAFDLVKFAGAGYLTWLAVGMLRTARRTWRSRAAKPAAAPPSPAAASRVPAAAPAVAPAPAGDPLPRAAEPPSPAAGPGAAPARQEERPYRRALVVSLFNPKAILFFIAFFVQFVDPAYPHPALSFLLLGSCAQVLSITYLTALIFAGSYLASTFRRRTRLAATLSAGTGAVFLAFAAKLSLAGTV; encoded by the coding sequence ATGCTCGGGACCACCGACCTTCCGACGTACCTGGCGGGGGTGGCGCTGATCGTCCTGCTCCCCGGCCCCAACTCCCTGTACGTCCTCTCGGTCGCCGCTCGCCGCGGCCCCCGCACCGCCTACCGCGCCGCCGCCGGGGTCCTCTGCGGCGACACCGTCCTGATGACCCTCTCCGCGGCGGGTGTCGCCTCACTCCTCAAGGCCAGCCCGATCGCCTTCGACCTGGTCAAGTTCGCCGGCGCGGGCTATCTGACCTGGCTCGCCGTCGGCATGCTCCGCACCGCCCGCCGCACATGGCGCTCCCGCGCGGCCAAGCCGGCCGCCGCCCCGCCGTCCCCGGCGGCCGCCTCCCGCGTGCCGGCCGCCGCCCCCGCTGTCGCCCCCGCCCCGGCCGGCGATCCGCTGCCCCGGGCCGCGGAACCGCCGTCCCCGGCCGCCGGGCCGGGCGCCGCGCCCGCCCGCCAGGAGGAGCGCCCCTACCGCCGCGCCCTCGTCGTCAGCCTCTTCAACCCCAAGGCGATCCTCTTCTTCATCGCCTTCTTCGTGCAGTTCGTCGACCCCGCCTACCCGCACCCCGCCCTGTCCTTCCTCCTCCTCGGCAGCTGCGCCCAGGTCCTCTCCATCACCTATCTCACCGCCCTCATATTCGCCGGCAGCTACCTCGCCAGCACCTTCCGCCGCCGCACCCGCCTGGCCGCCACCCTCTCCGCCGGCACCGGCGCGGTCTTCCTGGCCTTCGCGGCCAAACTCTCGCTGGCCGGCACGGTCTGA
- a CDS encoding ABC transporter ATP-binding protein, with product MTRAITLHEVSKYYPKQPSPAVDRFSLDIAPGEFLVLLGPSGCGKSTVLRMIAGLEDITTGELLLDGEYSNDLAPGDRRMAMVFQNFALYPSMTSRENISFPLRFEMPGAEHGPRVDETARILGIEEILDRYPGQLSGGERQRVAMGRAISRHPSVFLMDEPLSNLDAKLRAHLRAEIARLTHGMGVTTVYVTHDQAEAMSLGDRVAIMRSGVLQQISTPREAYHLPENVFVAAFVGTPRINLLQATVIAPLTGGMWIDFGRQRLALPEPLSYDHQMLRIQQGRRIIVGLRPEAVRIAQPSQAHAGEVVLSGIVEHVEYQGHESLVHLDTGSRPAIVPELESPRPVGGTGSRAGNRRAAGGSSGLGKLAHKAARRLQASVMERDHGGADDRVPPRPAHSPGQGPVTVMDRPAAPPETQTGDLVVRTGPDIRVRRGDRVPLLVDLAYLYVFDQEGYRICPVPAQQPRLE from the coding sequence ATGACACGCGCCATCACCCTGCACGAAGTCTCCAAGTACTACCCGAAGCAGCCGTCGCCGGCCGTGGACCGGTTCTCACTCGACATCGCCCCCGGAGAGTTCCTGGTCCTGCTGGGTCCGTCGGGCTGCGGCAAATCGACCGTGCTGCGGATGATCGCCGGGCTGGAGGACATCACCACCGGCGAGCTGCTGCTCGACGGCGAGTACTCCAACGACCTCGCCCCCGGCGACCGCAGGATGGCGATGGTCTTCCAGAACTTCGCCCTGTACCCGAGCATGACCAGCCGGGAGAACATCAGCTTCCCGCTGCGCTTCGAGATGCCCGGCGCGGAACACGGCCCCCGGGTCGACGAGACCGCCCGTATCCTCGGGATCGAGGAGATCCTGGACCGCTACCCCGGGCAGCTGTCCGGCGGCGAGCGGCAGCGCGTCGCCATGGGCCGCGCGATCTCCCGCCACCCCTCGGTCTTCCTGATGGACGAGCCGCTGTCCAACCTGGACGCGAAGCTGCGCGCGCACCTGCGCGCCGAGATCGCCCGGCTCACCCACGGCATGGGCGTCACCACCGTCTACGTCACCCACGACCAGGCCGAGGCGATGTCGCTCGGTGACCGGGTGGCGATCATGCGCAGCGGCGTGCTGCAGCAAATCAGCACCCCGCGTGAGGCGTACCACCTGCCGGAGAACGTGTTCGTCGCCGCCTTCGTCGGCACCCCGCGGATCAACCTGCTCCAGGCCACCGTGATCGCCCCGCTGACCGGCGGGATGTGGATCGACTTCGGGCGGCAGCGGCTCGCCCTGCCCGAGCCGCTCAGCTACGACCACCAGATGCTGCGCATCCAGCAGGGCCGGCGGATCATCGTCGGTCTGCGCCCGGAGGCGGTGCGGATCGCCCAGCCGAGCCAGGCGCACGCCGGTGAGGTGGTGCTCAGCGGCATCGTGGAGCACGTGGAGTACCAGGGGCACGAGTCGCTGGTACACCTCGACACCGGGTCGCGGCCGGCCATCGTGCCCGAGCTGGAGTCGCCGCGGCCGGTCGGCGGCACCGGCAGCCGGGCCGGCAACCGGCGGGCCGCGGGCGGCTCCAGCGGCCTCGGCAAGCTCGCGCACAAGGCGGCCCGCCGGCTCCAGGCATCGGTCATGGAACGCGACCACGGTGGTGCCGACGACAGGGTGCCGCCGCGGCCCGCGCACAGCCCCGGCCAGGGCCCGGTCACGGTGATGGACCGCCCGGCGGCCCCGCCGGAGACCCAGACCGGCGACCTCGTCGTCCGTACCGGCCCGGACATCCGGGTACGGCGCGGCGACCGGGTGCCGCTGCTGGTCGACCTGGCGTACCTGTACGTCTTCGACCAGGAGGGCTACCGGATCTGCCCGGTCCCGGCCCAGCAGCCGCGGCTGGAGTAG
- a CDS encoding DedA family protein has translation MTNLALGPSWLDPDHLINTYGLWGVLLIVFAESGLLIGFFLPGDSLLFTTGLLVASGTLHRPLALVAVSIAIAAVAGEQVGYLFGRKVGPSLFRRPDSRLFKMENIEKAHAFFEHHGPKAIVMACFVPVVRTFTPIVAGVSRMNYRTFLTFNLIGGTMWGAGVTLLGYWLGQISFVRDNIEPMLVLVVLVSVIPLAVEFLRSRGKAGRPAAAGGTGPDPERADAADLLAPAARGGRHRAQKR, from the coding sequence GTGACGAACCTCGCGCTGGGCCCGAGCTGGCTCGACCCCGACCACCTGATCAACACATACGGCCTGTGGGGCGTACTGCTGATCGTGTTCGCCGAGTCCGGCCTGCTGATCGGTTTCTTCCTGCCGGGTGACTCGCTGCTGTTCACCACCGGTCTGCTCGTCGCGTCCGGCACCCTGCACCGGCCGCTGGCGCTGGTGGCGGTGTCGATCGCGATCGCGGCGGTGGCCGGGGAGCAGGTGGGCTATCTCTTCGGGCGCAAGGTCGGGCCCTCGCTGTTCCGGCGGCCGGATTCCCGGCTGTTCAAGATGGAGAACATCGAGAAGGCGCACGCATTCTTCGAGCACCACGGCCCCAAAGCCATCGTCATGGCGTGTTTCGTACCGGTGGTACGGACTTTCACGCCGATCGTGGCGGGCGTGAGCCGAATGAACTACCGCACCTTTCTCACCTTCAACCTCATCGGCGGCACGATGTGGGGGGCGGGTGTCACGCTGCTCGGTTACTGGCTCGGGCAGATCTCCTTCGTCCGCGACAACATCGAGCCGATGCTCGTCCTGGTGGTGCTGGTCTCGGTGATCCCGCTCGCGGTCGAATTCCTGCGGTCGCGGGGCAAGGCCGGGCGGCCCGCCGCCGCGGGCGGCACCGGGCCGGATCCCGAGCGGGCCGACGCCGCCGATCTGCTGGCGCCGGCCGCGCGGGGCGGGCGGCACCGGGCGCAGAAGCGCTGA